Proteins encoded within one genomic window of Ranitomeya variabilis isolate aRanVar5 chromosome 4, aRanVar5.hap1, whole genome shotgun sequence:
- the LOC143767408 gene encoding uncharacterized protein LOC143767408: MKHETYEDQAIFPDFLSALHSTNLSSYTFQQLLFSDSSQTVKQNKNYRTDDEYKRTSTSKKKCLCSKCGKYFKDKSALVIHERVHTGEKPYSCSECEKCFKSKSALVIHERVHTGEKPYSCSECGNCFTTREKLVKHLRIHTGERPYACSECGKCFRTKPKLVRHHRIHTGEKPYVCPECGKCFIHEIAFIGHKRIHTGERPYSCTECGKHYREKSTLVTHFRTHTGEKPFSCSDCGKCFNYKSVLVAHQRIHTGEKPYSCSICGKCFAQNSALFTHQKTHTGEMSFSCLECGKCFKGKSCLVKHQSNHRKK; the protein is encoded by the coding sequence ATGAAGCATGAAACATATGAAGATCAAGCCATTTTCCCAGATTTCCTTTCAGCCCTTCACAGCACAAATCTATCATCATATACTTTTCAACAACTCCTATTttctgattcatcacagactgttaAGCAAAACAAAAATTACAGAACAGATGATGAATACAAAAGAACTTccacaagcaaaaaaaaatgtttatgttctaaatgtgggaaatattttaaggaTAAATCTGCTTTAGTTATACATGAAAGAGTTCATACAGGGGAaaagccttattcatgttcagaatgtgagaaatgttttaagagTAAATCTGCTTTAGTTATACATGAGAgagttcatacaggggagaagccatactcgtgttcagaatgtgggaattgttttacCACTAGAGAAAAACTTGTTAAACAtctaagaattcacacaggagaaaggccgtatgcatgttcagaatgtgggaaatgttttaggacTAAACCGAAACTTGTTAGACATcacagaattcacacaggggaaaagccttatgtatgtccagaatgtgggaaatgttttatccatgaAATAGCTTTTATTGGACataaaagaattcacacaggagagaggccatattcatgtacagaatgtgggaaacattataGAGAAAAATCCACACTTGTTACGCATTTTcgaactcacactggggagaagcctttttcatgttcagattgtgggaaatgttttaattatAAATCAGTTCTAGTtgcacatcaaagaattcacacaggggagaagccatattcatgttcaataTGTGGAAAGTGTTTTGCCCAAAACTCAGCTCTATTTACACAccaaaaaactcacacaggagagatgtCATTTTCATgtctagaatgtgggaaatgtttcaaagGAAAATCttgtcttgttaaacatcagagtaaTCACAGAAAGAAGTAG